The nucleotide sequence GATGGTATagaattgttgaataagttAAGAAGCGCCCATGCGAGAGGTGAGAAGTCGATGGGAATAGATTTTCACAAGGAGTCAATTGGCGATAACATGGAGAGTTTTATTTGGGAACCAGCATTAGTGAAAATAAATGCTCTCGAATCGGCTACAGAAGCAGCAATTGTTGTTCTTTCAGTTGACGAAACAATAAAAAGCGAAGACCCGTCGCAAGAAGGAAGAGGAAGGGGTGCATTTTAGCTTGTTCGTAAATTGTGTACTGTTTATAGTAATTGTCACACTCACAATAGCCACGAAATTTTTGAAGGACTGGCGCGCACCAccaaagtttttgtttaACGCGCATTTCGCGTCTTCGTGATTAAGGTTCAGTCCGAAGTTCATCACTTCATTTAAGTTCTCACGCCCGCTTTTTTTGAGTAGCATCTAATTCTTAACACTTTCTTTGATATCCAGCATGGATGAAGTTTCACATAATAGATTGTATGGACCGCCACAGCGCCTTCCTTTGAAGCTGTATCCAAGAGAATTGGAAAGTTTAGAAACTATAGGGAACAAGAAATTAATTAAAGATTACAAGAAAAACATCAAGAGTTTCATGGCAAGACTTGAATCGAATAATGATATTAATCCTGCCATGATAGATCTCCAACCAGAAATTCAGTGGTTTATGAGGCCGTTTCTTTTGGACTACattattgaacttcacgGTTCATTCAGGCTCCAAGCCCAAACTTTGTTTCGCTGTTTTAATATCATTGACAGATATTGTGCTAAGCGGATAGTCTTCAAGAGGCATTATCAGTTAGTGGGTTGTACTGCTTTATGGATAGCTGCCAAATATGAAGATAAAAAGTCACGAGTTCCcactttgaaagaattgtCGATAATGTGCCGTAACGCATATGACGAGGAGATGTTCATCCAGATGGAAAGACACGTACTCTCTACGTTGGAATGGTCTTTGGAACGTCCAACTCTTGAGGATTGCCTTCAGTTGGCCATTGACCTGTTCATCGGTTTCGATAGCATTACTCCTATCAGAAATAGCAGTGATAATTCTATTGTGTCTGCTACAACAGCTGTAACTAGATTTTTGTGTGAATTGAGTTTGTATCACAGGGAttttttgaattttgaAACCTGCATAGTTGCGTCAGCAGCTAATCTTCTTGCATTATCGATGCTTAAAGTGCCTCATGGTGCTAACTACGTTCTAGGGCTCATCAGCACCAAACTCAGAGTAGAGGCTAATGCCGATACAGAAGACTTAGAAAACGTCGAGCCAGAAATTTATGGTCTGTTCTTAACAGGCTTTGATGAACATACACTAATAAAAGTACGAAGAGTGTCATTGATGTTGGCAATCTTTCTAGAAGAGGCAAGTGAAGTGTTAACAACAAAGTACAAACCCTTGGGTGTTATGCTGGTTGTTGAGAACTTTATTGATACAAACCACCAGATTTTCGAAAAATTAAGGGTTCACAAAACTGATGTTACAAAAATTGACGAGGAAAATTTCGAAGCCAACACACCAATCACTTTACTAGTTGACATATTGCTAAATATGCATGAGTCTTATGATGGTGAATTTGTTCATGATGCCCCTATCACACCACCGTCCATTTCAAGATCTATTTTTTCGGACCTACAAGCTTCATCCCCATCATTTGGTACGCCAACGGTTTATAATATTGGGAAGGGAAGTCAGAGTCTGTTGCATGATATAAGGGAACCACAACTGTGTAAAACACTGTTTGCTTATAAATTCTCTCCGGATAGAGAAACTTCAGCTGTTAGAATGGGTAATTTTTAATATCTATTATACCAAACATACAGCAAAATGCATTATAATGAAACAATAACCGCCATAATGAATAAATACTAATATTTACCTCGCTCGCAAGAAATGAACCTCTCCGATGGAAAGGAAGTTGACGTGTATAACCTCTATTCTGGCCTAACTACCTTTTTGCATCCATTCAGTAATTTTTACCGCGTGTGGGTGAAATGACACAAAGTTGACATTACGATCTCACAcccagaaacaaaaacaatcATTTTGGCGTTTCGTTAAGTGATTTATTCGTCGTTCGTTTACacttttctccaacttgataaTAGTACATAGTATTTCAGGGAGTTTTGAAGAACCCAGAAAACAAAACTACCGTACTTGTCCTTTAATTGTTTACAAATCCAACTAAACCCCCTTTGTTTACGTTGTGCATCGCTCTCGTCTACTTTACCACCAGAAGTTGGGAACCAATACCTTTTAAAACAATACTGACGTTGAAAAAGAATAAGATCACAGTCTGAAGAATTATTCATTTGAAATggctgaagatgaagactttAACTCCAAGAATTGGGTGTGGATTCcggatgaagatgaggtgTTCACTAGAGGTTACAT is from Yamadazyma tenuis chromosome 6, complete sequence and encodes:
- a CDS encoding uncharacterized protein (EggNog:ENOG503NVG0; COG:D), with the translated sequence MDEVSHNRLYGPPQRLPLKSYPRELESLETIGNKKLIKDYKKNIKSFMARLESNNDINPAMIDLQPEIQWFMRPFLLDYIIELHGSFRLQAQTLFRCFNIIDRYCAKRIVFKRHYQLVGCTALWIAAKYEDKKSRVPTLKELSIMCRNAYDEEMFIQMERHVLSTLEWSLERPTLEDCLQLAIDSFIGFDSITPIRNSSDNSIVSATTAVTRFLCELSLYHRDFLNFETCIVASAANLLALSMLKVPHGANYVLGLISTKLRVEANADTEDLENVEPEIYGSFLTGFDEHTLIKVRRVSLMLAIFLEEASEVLTTKYKPLGVMSVVENFIDTNHQIFEKLRVHKTDVTKIDEENFEANTPITLLVDILLNMHESYDGEFVHDAPITPPSISRSIFSDLQASSPSFGTPTVYNIGKGSQSSLHDIREPQSCKTSFAYKFSPDRETSAVRMGNF